A stretch of the Arachis stenosperma cultivar V10309 chromosome 6, arast.V10309.gnm1.PFL2, whole genome shotgun sequence genome encodes the following:
- the LOC130934570 gene encoding cation/H(+) antiporter 15-like — MNVEVISNFGLIYYAFLNGLEMNLDTILKAKKEATSIAAAGIVFPMIAGSGLYALHRRFYINNIFKLEEVSTHVYLIWSLVLSVTGFPNLVEILSELKLHYTGLGKVALTAAMIIDTYNWILFTLLIPFSTYSSNAIYSVLSTIMFVIVCIVLVRPIITKFLEKKTEENELDEHQLLFVVMGLLLCSYVTDIIGTHGIVGAFVYGLILPRGRFADSVMAVSDDFGTGFLASIYFSGTGMRFMISSVFSHANWKLTFLVVILLCVTKILGTLFVTSLFGRPAKDGFAIGLLLNTKGALALILLSIAWDKMIFFAPTYAVLISAVLLMTMVVSPIINLIFKPRKRFQQTKLRTIERLRIDAELRMLACVHTNQHATSMINIIELFSATRLSPVYVFGLYLVEITNRATALVVAHMDKPTSQLGGQTAFTQSQVELENITFTFEGFGNRAGHDAFRVETTSVVSAYESIHEDIFNSARERGASLILLPFHKHLSNGNLLETTNSVYKDINKSVMQNAPCSVGIFVDRNLGSFSKTKLRILMVFVGGPNDREALAIAWKMARHRNVELSMIRIRLFDEPVEIESTHFEEARGILSYVMDEEKQRELDEGYISKFRYTAVNNEDSISYSEVDVHTSEDVPRVLKELDQNGCDLYIVGRGYYRNSKIFSNLLEWCECVELGVIGDILASNIFGSSSSVLVVQQYGFGGMEFGKKNSAKLIVKTE; from the exons ATGAATGTTGAAGTTATCTCAAACTTTGGCTTGATTTACTATGCGTTCCTCAATGGCTTAGAGATGAACTTGGATACAATTCTCAAAGCCAAAAAAGAAGCTACAAGCATTGCAGCTGCTGGAATAGTCTTTCCTATGATAGCAGGATCAGGATTATATGCTTTACACCGAAGATTttatatcaataatattttcaaGCTTGAAGAAGTTTCAACTCATGTTTATTTAATTTGGAGTTTAGTTCTCTCAGTTACAGGTTTTCCAAACCTGGTAGAAATTCTTTCAGAGCTCAAGCTTCATTACACTGGCCTAGGCAAAGTTGCCTTAACCGCCGCAATGATTATTGACACCTACAATTGGATTCTTTTCACATTGTTGATTCCATTCTCAACTTATAGTTCAAATGCAATTTATTCAGTGCTGAGCACAATCATGTTCGTTATCGTGTGCATCGTTTTGGTTCGTCCTATAATAacaaagtttcttgaaaaaaagACAGAGGAGAATGAATTGGATGAGCACCAACTACTTTTTGTGGTGATGGGGCTCTTGTTGTGTTCATATGTTACGGATATTATTGGTACACATGGCATTGTTGGTGCTTTTGTGTACGGACTAATTTTACCTCGTGGGAGATTTGCTGACTCGGTTATGGCGGTTTCTGATGATTTTGGTACCGGCTTTCTAGCatcaatttacttttctgggaCTGGAATGAGATTTATGATTTCATCTGTTTTTTCTCATGCAAATTGGAAATTGACATTCCTCGTTGTCATCTTATTATGTGTCACAAAGATATTGGGAACTTTATTTGTCACCTCCTTATTTGGTAGGCCCGCTAAAGATGGTTTTGCCATAGGATTGCTTCTCAACACCAAAGGTGCCTTAGCACTCATATTGCTAAGCATTGCTTGGGATAAGATG ATTTTTTTTGCACCAACCTATGCTGTTCTTATTTCTGCTGTTCTTCTAATGACTATGGTAGTCTCTCCCATCATCAACCTGATCTTCAAGCCAAGAAAGCGGTTCCAACAAACGAAGCTAAGAACCATAGAAAGGCTAAGAATTGATGCAGAACTCCGAATGTTAGCATGCGTCCACACTAACCAGCACGCCACAAGCATGATCAACATTATTGAACTCTTCAGTGCCACAAGACTCTCCCCTGTATACGTTTTCGGCTTGTACCTTGTCGAAATCACAAACCGTGCCACCGCACTTGTTGTTGCTCATATGGACAAGCCGacttcacagctcggaggccaAACTGCCTTCACCCAATCACAGGTGGAGTTAGAAAACATTACTTTTACCTTCGAGGGTTTTGGAAACAGAGCTGGTCATGATGCTTTCAGGGTCGAGACCACCAGCGTGGTCTCGGCCTACGAAAGCATTCATGAAGATATTTTCAACTCCGCCAGAGAAAGAGGCGCAAGTTTGATTCTCCTTCCGTTCCACAAACACTTGAGTAACGGTAATTTGCTTGAAACAACGAACTCCGTGTATAAGGATATAAACAAGAGCGTAATGCAAAATGCGCCTTGTTCTGTGGGAATCTTCGTTGATCGGAATCTTGGATCTTTTTCCAAAACCAAGCTTCGTATTCTTATGGTGTTTGTTGGAGGCCCAAACGATCGCGAAGCTTTAGCAATTGCATGGAAGATGGCTAGGCATCGTAATGTTGAACTATCGATGATTCGAATTCGGTTGTTTGATGAACCTGTGGAAATAGAATCAACTCATTTTGAAGAAGCACGTGGGATATTATCGTATGTAATGGATGAAGAGAAGCAAAGGGAGTTGGATGAAGGGTATATAAGTAAATTCAGATACACTGCTGTGAACAATGAGGATTCTATATCTTACTCGGAGGTTGATGTCCATACAAGTGAAGATGTTCCTAGAGTCTTGAAGGAACTTGATCAGAACGGTTGTGATTTATACATTGTTGGACGAGGGTATTATAGGAACTCTAAAATATTCTCAAACTTATTGGAATGGTGTGAATGTGTGGAATTAGGAGTTATTGGGGATATTTTagcatcaaatatttttggttcaAGCTCTTCTGTTTTAGTTGTTCAGCAATATGGTTTTGGAGGAATGGAATTTGGGAAGAAGAACTCTGCAAAACTCATTGTCAAGACAGAGTAA